One part of the Pandoraea faecigallinarum genome encodes these proteins:
- the xdhB gene encoding xanthine dehydrogenase molybdopterin binding subunit — translation MNTQVEGFMTHAAPAAAQVGRSRTHESAELHVCGEATYTDDIPELQGTLHCALGPSPKAHARILSLDLDAVRRAPGVVAVLTAADIPGVNDCGPLVHDDPILADGVVQYIGQPMFAVVAESHDAARRAARLAKGEYEDLPAILTPQAAKAAGAGVIPPMHLRRGDADAALQASANRLSGTFECNGQEQFYLEGQISYAIPKENDGLHLYCSTQHPTEMQALVSHALGWHSHQVQVECRRMGGGFGGKESQSGLFACVAALCATRLKRPVKLRLDRDDDFMMTGKRHGFYFEYDVGFDDEGRITAAKVDMTLRAGFSADLSGPVATRAICHFDNAYYVPDADLRALCGKTNTQSNTAFRGFGGPQGALIMEVLQDAIARRLGKDALDVRRVNFYGKTERNVTPYGQVVKDNIIHELVAELERTSDYRARRDAVREFNRTSPVLRKGLALTPLKFGISFNVQAFNQAGALVHVYRDGSMLVNHGGTEMGQGLNTKVAQVVAHELGVDLSHVRVTATDTSKVANTSATAASTGADLNGKAAQNAAWQIRQRLAAFAAQKYGGSADDVRFANGVVSANGNDVPFPDLVEAAYWARVQLWSDGFYATPGLSWDAKTMNGNPFFYFAYGAAVSEVVLDTLTGEWRLLRADVLHDAGKSINPALDIGQVEGAFIQGMGWLTTEELWWNKDGKLMTHAPSTYKIPGISDCPTDFRVALYENANVMDSIHRSKAVGEPPLLLPFSVFNALRDAVASVNDYRDEPVLNAPATSEALLMAITELRTRSAA, via the coding sequence ATGAACACGCAAGTCGAAGGCTTCATGACGCACGCCGCTCCGGCCGCCGCGCAGGTCGGCCGCTCGCGCACGCACGAGTCCGCTGAACTCCACGTGTGCGGTGAAGCCACCTACACCGACGACATTCCCGAGTTGCAAGGCACGCTGCATTGCGCACTCGGCCCGTCGCCCAAGGCCCATGCCCGCATCCTCTCGCTCGATCTGGACGCCGTGCGGCGCGCTCCGGGCGTGGTCGCCGTGCTCACCGCTGCCGACATCCCCGGCGTGAACGACTGCGGCCCGCTCGTCCACGACGATCCGATCCTCGCGGACGGCGTCGTCCAGTACATCGGTCAACCGATGTTCGCGGTGGTCGCCGAGTCGCACGACGCCGCACGCCGCGCAGCGCGTCTGGCCAAGGGCGAATACGAGGACCTTCCTGCCATCCTCACGCCGCAGGCGGCCAAGGCGGCCGGCGCGGGCGTGATCCCGCCGATGCACCTGCGTCGCGGCGATGCCGACGCCGCCCTGCAAGCCTCGGCGAACCGTCTGAGCGGCACGTTCGAATGTAACGGACAGGAGCAGTTCTACCTCGAAGGGCAAATTTCGTACGCGATTCCCAAGGAAAACGACGGCCTTCATCTCTATTGCTCGACGCAGCACCCGACCGAGATGCAGGCGCTCGTCTCGCATGCACTGGGCTGGCATAGCCATCAGGTGCAGGTCGAATGCCGCCGCATGGGCGGCGGCTTCGGCGGCAAGGAATCGCAATCGGGCCTGTTCGCCTGCGTGGCCGCGCTGTGCGCGACACGCCTGAAGCGCCCTGTGAAGCTGCGTCTGGATCGCGACGACGACTTCATGATGACGGGCAAGCGTCACGGCTTCTATTTCGAATACGACGTGGGCTTCGACGACGAGGGCCGCATCACCGCCGCCAAGGTCGACATGACGCTGCGCGCGGGCTTCTCGGCCGACCTCTCCGGTCCGGTCGCCACACGCGCCATCTGCCACTTCGACAACGCGTACTACGTACCGGACGCCGATCTGCGCGCCCTGTGCGGCAAGACCAACACGCAATCGAACACCGCATTCCGTGGCTTCGGCGGCCCGCAGGGCGCGCTCATCATGGAAGTGCTGCAAGACGCCATTGCGCGACGTCTGGGCAAGGATGCGCTCGACGTTCGCCGCGTCAATTTCTACGGCAAGACCGAGCGCAACGTCACGCCGTACGGGCAAGTCGTGAAGGACAACATCATTCACGAACTGGTCGCGGAACTGGAGCGCACGAGCGATTACCGCGCGCGTCGCGACGCCGTGCGCGAGTTCAACCGCACGAGTCCGGTGCTGCGAAAAGGGCTCGCGCTCACGCCCCTGAAGTTCGGCATCTCGTTCAACGTGCAGGCCTTCAATCAGGCCGGCGCGCTCGTCCACGTCTACCGCGACGGCTCGATGCTCGTGAACCACGGTGGCACGGAGATGGGGCAGGGCCTGAACACCAAGGTGGCGCAGGTCGTCGCGCACGAACTCGGTGTCGACCTCTCGCACGTGCGTGTGACGGCCACCGACACGAGCAAGGTCGCGAACACGTCGGCCACCGCCGCATCCACCGGCGCCGACCTGAACGGCAAGGCGGCGCAGAACGCCGCATGGCAGATCCGGCAGCGTCTTGCCGCCTTCGCCGCGCAGAAGTACGGCGGCTCGGCGGACGACGTGCGTTTCGCCAACGGGGTCGTCAGCGCGAACGGCAACGACGTGCCCTTCCCCGACCTCGTGGAAGCCGCCTACTGGGCGCGCGTGCAGCTCTGGTCCGACGGCTTCTACGCCACCCCCGGGCTGTCGTGGGACGCCAAGACGATGAACGGCAATCCGTTCTTCTACTTTGCCTACGGTGCGGCCGTCTCGGAAGTCGTTCTCGACACGCTCACCGGCGAATGGCGTCTGCTGCGTGCCGACGTACTGCACGACGCCGGCAAGTCGATCAACCCTGCGCTCGACATCGGGCAGGTCGAAGGGGCGTTCATCCAGGGCATGGGCTGGCTAACGACGGAAGAACTGTGGTGGAACAAGGACGGCAAGCTCATGACGCACGCCCCGTCCACCTACAAGATTCCCGGCATCAGCGATTGCCCGACGGACTTCCGCGTGGCGCTGTATGAGAACGCCAACGTCATGGATTCGATCCACCGCTCGAAGGCGGTGGGCGAGCCGCCGCTGTTGTTGCCGTTCTCGGTGTTCAACGCCCTGCGCGATGCCGTGGCCAGTGTGAACGACTATCGCGACGAACCGGTGCTCAACGCGCCGGCAACGTCCGAAGCGTTGCTCATGGCGATCACCGAATTGCGCACACGGAGCGCCGCCTGA